A window from Leptospira wolffii serovar Khorat str. Khorat-H2 encodes these proteins:
- a CDS encoding SpoIIE family protein phosphatase → MFGKCVVCFIVSIFSLGISLFFGFLEKGIYSFSGSPGFSGDPCREIQDLSEGWDILDSQRVPIGKTNLPKNLFPISSGFVYLSRNVVYSSPSEECSLALSLGKVSENLQIFWNGQSIYNQEEYEDRYDKTRILYGIPFSSENRIDLYIRGYFPKEIGVLRGTPKIGPADKIRKEYYVFQISLLILISLFISIGFYFLLLGLKETSLSSNLFFGTFLVLFSVYEFLGSEWKYELGLSFSDCKKLEYCILPFLFPSFFAFLSGFFGVKMVKVSFLLFLWSVLCASIFYFSESILNMDHWNRTLLQPSWIPYCILILLRLVDRIRSGEKDAFGFLGAILILFVSIGLDTAIARGIADLPRTSGFSVLGLIVFSAFRLSQRFLEMKLELEVWNGKLQEEVKSRTGELRESLKEARIMKEKQDGDYFLMGILQKSFESKMASYATFRLETLSSQFKKFEFKGKTWELGGDAIWMEEVKLGEKAYLALMNSDAMGKSLQGAAGSLLISALFRAKILNFDSSPQPPETWLVGVYQELHRVFQTFDGNLFVTGVFCLLDPETSSLFLLNSDHPRSVLVRRGIAGFLEEDSNPKMGFPFDSTQIRVIGLSLEEGDRILIGSDGREDLRLREESSEIRSFSEEFLRIASESPSDLESVMNRIRMLGDFTDDLSLVQLIRESYEETSRASGKRSEISKRKTLQTAVSFWKSGRRKEAVLRFESLALTHPMDLELSYLTAWALYKSGNFDRARIYSEKILYRESKKEENILLLAKIYFKLGYSKDRIVKFLAENGLDGESFFRTTNILKKAS, encoded by the coding sequence ATGTTCGGAAAATGCGTCGTTTGTTTTATCGTTTCTATCTTTAGCCTAGGAATTTCCCTTTTCTTCGGATTTTTGGAGAAGGGAATCTATTCGTTTTCTGGATCTCCCGGCTTCTCGGGAGATCCTTGTAGGGAAATCCAAGATCTGTCCGAAGGCTGGGATATACTAGATTCGCAAAGGGTCCCGATCGGAAAAACGAACCTTCCCAAAAATCTATTCCCAATCTCTTCCGGATTCGTTTATCTCAGTCGCAACGTAGTCTATTCTTCTCCTTCGGAAGAATGCAGCCTAGCGTTGTCCCTTGGTAAAGTTTCGGAGAATTTGCAAATATTCTGGAACGGACAATCGATTTACAACCAAGAAGAATATGAAGACAGGTATGACAAAACCCGCATTCTATACGGAATCCCGTTTTCCTCCGAAAACAGAATAGATCTTTATATTCGAGGCTATTTTCCAAAAGAGATCGGAGTCTTAAGAGGAACTCCCAAAATCGGTCCGGCGGACAAGATACGAAAAGAATATTACGTTTTCCAGATTTCCCTTCTAATACTCATCTCTTTATTCATTTCAATAGGTTTCTATTTTCTTTTATTAGGACTAAAGGAAACAAGTCTCTCCTCCAATCTTTTCTTCGGGACCTTTTTGGTATTATTCTCCGTTTACGAATTCTTAGGGAGCGAATGGAAATACGAACTAGGTTTATCTTTTTCGGATTGTAAGAAGCTGGAATACTGTATTCTTCCCTTTCTATTTCCTAGTTTCTTCGCCTTTCTTTCCGGATTTTTCGGCGTTAAAATGGTAAAGGTATCTTTCCTACTTTTCCTCTGGTCCGTTTTATGCGCGAGTATCTTCTATTTTTCGGAATCCATTCTAAACATGGATCACTGGAATCGAACCCTACTCCAACCTTCTTGGATCCCCTATTGTATCCTCATTCTTTTAAGACTGGTCGATAGAATTCGCTCCGGAGAAAAGGACGCCTTCGGATTCTTAGGGGCAATTTTAATACTATTCGTTTCCATCGGATTGGATACCGCGATCGCAAGAGGAATCGCGGACCTTCCCAGAACCTCCGGATTTTCCGTTCTAGGTTTGATCGTATTTTCAGCATTTCGACTCTCCCAACGATTTTTAGAGATGAAACTGGAGTTGGAAGTCTGGAACGGAAAATTGCAGGAGGAAGTGAAATCACGAACCGGAGAATTGAGAGAATCCCTAAAAGAAGCAAGGATCATGAAGGAAAAACAGGACGGCGATTATTTCCTTATGGGAATCCTACAAAAAAGTTTCGAGTCCAAGATGGCCTCCTACGCTACATTCCGCTTGGAAACTCTCTCTTCCCAATTTAAGAAATTCGAATTCAAGGGTAAAACTTGGGAATTGGGAGGAGATGCCATCTGGATGGAAGAGGTCAAATTGGGGGAGAAAGCCTATTTAGCCTTAATGAATTCTGATGCGATGGGAAAATCCCTGCAAGGAGCCGCGGGCTCCCTATTGATATCGGCCTTATTTCGTGCAAAGATATTAAACTTCGATTCTTCTCCCCAACCTCCGGAGACCTGGCTTGTTGGAGTATACCAAGAATTGCACCGCGTCTTTCAGACCTTCGACGGGAACCTATTCGTGACAGGAGTGTTTTGTCTGTTGGATCCGGAAACTTCCTCTTTATTCTTACTCAATTCAGACCATCCGAGATCCGTACTCGTCCGTCGCGGAATTGCCGGTTTCTTAGAAGAGGATTCTAATCCTAAAATGGGTTTTCCTTTCGATTCCACCCAGATCAGAGTAATCGGGCTTTCTCTGGAAGAAGGGGACAGGATCTTAATCGGTTCCGACGGAAGAGAGGATCTAAGACTTAGAGAAGAATCTTCCGAAATCCGTTCCTTTTCCGAAGAATTTCTAAGAATCGCCTCTGAGAGTCCTTCGGACCTGGAATCGGTAATGAATCGCATACGTATGTTAGGTGATTTTACGGACGACCTGAGTCTTGTGCAGTTGATTCGGGAATCTTACGAAGAAACCTCCCGAGCATCCGGGAAACGGAGCGAAATCTCCAAAAGAAAAACGTTACAAACTGCAGTCTCTTTTTGGAAATCGGGAAGAAGAAAGGAAGCGGTCCTAAGATTCGAAAGTTTAGCCCTAACCCATCCTATGGATCTGGAACTTTCTTATCTTACCGCCTGGGCACTTTATAAAAGTGGAAATTTCGATCGGGCCAGAATATATTCTGAAAAGATACTATATAGAGAGTCTAAAAAAGAGGAAAATATCCTGCTCTTGGCAAAAATTTATTTTAAACTGGGCTATTCTAAGGATAGAATCGTAAAGTTCCTAGCCGAGAACGGTTTAGACGGGGAAAGTTTCTTTCGGACTACAAATATTTTGAAAAAGGCTTCTTAA
- a CDS encoding FKBP-type peptidyl-prolyl cis-trans isomerase produces the protein MNPRVVTFHYTLKDKEGNLIDTSEGSHPLSYLEGTGQIITGLEDEIKGLNAGDKRVISVDADKAYGPKDPEKVFDVPKSQFPEGEVLSVGMMFQTDEPDVVYTITEIKGETIIVDGNHPLAGVDLIFDVQIVTTRTATDEEVSHGHVHGEGGHHHH, from the coding sequence ATGAATCCTAGAGTCGTAACCTTCCATTATACGTTAAAGGACAAAGAGGGAAATCTGATCGATACCTCCGAAGGCAGCCACCCTCTTTCCTATTTGGAAGGCACGGGCCAGATCATCACAGGTCTGGAAGACGAGATCAAAGGCCTAAACGCAGGCGACAAGCGAGTCATCTCTGTGGATGCGGATAAGGCCTACGGCCCTAAAGATCCGGAAAAAGTCTTCGATGTTCCTAAGAGCCAGTTTCCGGAAGGAGAAGTGCTGAGCGTAGGAATGATGTTCCAAACGGACGAACCCGATGTAGTTTATACCATCACCGAAATCAAGGGAGAAACCATCATCGTGGACGGAAACCATCCTCTTGCAGGCGTGGACCTGATTTTCGACGTGCAGATCGTAACCACTCGCACCGCTACGGACGAAGAAGTCAGCCATGGTCACGTTCACGGAGAGGGGGGACACCACCACCACTGA
- a CDS encoding queuosine precursor transporter: MQFNRPFKLFFVLGAIFLTFLLMAEVTGSKWIQFVVSDYSFNLTLGVIPFPITFIVTDLLNEYYGRRGVRYLTVVGMVMIVLAYFLLQIDMSIPATANSPVDDHSFRVVFFNTGQVIAGSVIAYLIGQLVDIQIFHLIRRKTKNRFIWLRATGSTIFSQLLDSYVVIFVAYWGTYEFSTLNAISYTNFGYKILIAIGITPIIYISHYFIEKYLGEDAHKMAEHALKEGKDEMQAYPG, from the coding sequence ATGCAATTCAACCGACCCTTCAAACTCTTTTTCGTTCTCGGAGCCATCTTCCTTACTTTTCTTCTGATGGCTGAGGTCACAGGATCCAAGTGGATCCAGTTTGTTGTGTCGGACTATTCTTTCAATCTGACTCTAGGGGTGATTCCCTTCCCCATTACTTTCATCGTCACCGACCTTTTAAACGAGTATTACGGCCGCAGAGGGGTGCGTTACTTAACGGTAGTAGGAATGGTCATGATCGTTTTGGCCTATTTCTTACTGCAAATCGATATGAGCATTCCCGCCACGGCCAATTCTCCCGTGGACGACCATTCTTTCCGCGTGGTATTTTTCAATACGGGACAGGTAATCGCCGGGTCCGTGATTGCCTATCTCATCGGGCAATTGGTGGACATCCAGATCTTCCATCTGATCCGGAGGAAAACCAAGAACCGATTCATCTGGTTGAGAGCCACAGGTTCCACGATATTCTCCCAATTATTGGATTCTTATGTCGTGATTTTCGTGGCTTATTGGGGAACCTACGAATTTTCCACTCTCAACGCCATTTCCTACACGAACTTCGGCTATAAGATTCTAATCGCCATAGGGATCACTCCCATCATCTATATCTCCCATTACTTCATAGAGAAATATCTGGGAGAAGACGCTCATAAGATGGCGGAACATGCCTTGAAAGAAGGTAAAGACGAGATGCAGGCTTATCCCGGTTAG
- a CDS encoding FAD-dependent oxidoreductase: protein MSSLDTSSIFQPITLGSETIPNRIIMGSMHLGLEGLPHTADRMIAFYGRRFEGGVGLITTGGISVNAEGKGSNIFFDFQKEEDCKELEIVAQALKPQGIFCAQLFHAGRYAYHRELVAPSPLRAPINRFIPKELSTEDAWRTIRDFGSSALKAKQIGFRAVEVMASEGYLVNQFFSEVTNKRTDEFGGSPENRRRFAIEVMKEVRKQVGPGYPVIVRMSGIDLIPGNPSFEEVVALATELKANGADALNIGIGWHESRIPTISQLVPRGAWAKIAAKVKNAVPGIPIIASNRINMPETIIEVLSKGEADIVSMARPFLADADIVTKMKKNETERINTCVACNQACLDHTFKEEMVSCLVNPSANRELDWNTLSPVKKQRVVVVGSGPGGMEAARVSALRGHEVILLEATEKLGGQLNLAASIPGKFEFFETVRYFKNELPRLGVDIRLKTRADLALLDSLKPDAVIFATGVLPRDLKLPGLEKKPHASYVEFLNGTFRPGKSVAIIGGGGIGVDVAHKLTEEKDPDIPSYFHRYNVGSYTEAHILPEKADRKVSILRRNGKVGAGLGQTTSWALLQELQSKGVDFLSSLTYKEVTDQGLVIETKKDGSKTLECDSIILCAGQVSDKSLYESFLKERANVPSYLIGGAKDASGIDAKRAMLEGYLAAIRIGTEQN, encoded by the coding sequence ATGTCTTCTTTAGATACTTCCTCAATCTTCCAACCCATTACCCTGGGTTCCGAAACGATTCCGAACCGAATCATCATGGGTTCCATGCACCTGGGTTTGGAAGGATTACCCCATACTGCGGATCGAATGATCGCTTTTTACGGAAGAAGATTCGAAGGAGGAGTCGGTCTCATCACCACCGGTGGAATCTCGGTTAACGCGGAAGGCAAAGGTTCCAATATCTTCTTCGATTTCCAAAAGGAAGAAGATTGCAAAGAATTGGAAATAGTGGCCCAGGCGCTGAAACCTCAGGGTATTTTCTGCGCCCAATTATTTCATGCGGGTAGATACGCCTATCACAGGGAACTCGTGGCCCCTTCTCCTCTCCGCGCTCCTATCAATCGATTTATTCCTAAGGAGCTTTCTACGGAAGACGCTTGGAGAACCATCCGCGATTTCGGTTCTTCCGCTTTGAAAGCGAAGCAGATCGGATTCCGTGCCGTGGAGGTCATGGCCTCCGAAGGTTATCTGGTGAATCAATTCTTCTCCGAAGTCACGAACAAGAGAACGGACGAGTTCGGAGGTTCTCCTGAAAACCGAAGAAGATTCGCAATCGAGGTCATGAAAGAAGTCCGAAAGCAAGTCGGCCCTGGATATCCTGTGATCGTTCGTATGTCCGGAATAGATCTGATTCCCGGCAATCCTAGCTTCGAAGAAGTCGTAGCTCTTGCTACAGAATTAAAAGCAAACGGCGCAGACGCTTTGAATATAGGAATCGGATGGCATGAGTCTCGCATTCCTACCATCTCTCAATTGGTTCCTAGAGGAGCCTGGGCCAAAATTGCGGCTAAAGTAAAGAATGCTGTTCCCGGTATTCCGATCATCGCCTCCAACCGAATCAATATGCCGGAAACTATCATAGAAGTATTGTCCAAGGGAGAAGCGGATATCGTAAGTATGGCGCGTCCTTTCTTGGCGGATGCAGATATCGTAACGAAAATGAAGAAGAATGAGACGGAGAGAATCAATACTTGCGTCGCATGTAACCAAGCTTGTTTGGATCATACTTTCAAAGAAGAAATGGTATCCTGTCTCGTGAATCCTTCCGCAAACAGAGAATTGGATTGGAACACTCTTAGTCCCGTCAAAAAGCAAAGAGTAGTCGTAGTAGGTTCCGGACCGGGCGGAATGGAAGCGGCAAGAGTTTCCGCTCTTAGGGGACACGAAGTCATTCTACTGGAAGCCACTGAAAAATTAGGGGGACAATTGAATTTAGCAGCGTCTATTCCAGGAAAATTCGAATTCTTCGAAACGGTTCGCTATTTCAAAAACGAACTTCCTAGACTGGGCGTGGATATACGACTGAAAACCAGAGCGGATTTGGCTCTCTTGGATTCCTTGAAACCGGATGCGGTCATCTTCGCGACCGGAGTGCTTCCTCGGGACTTGAAATTACCTGGATTAGAAAAGAAACCTCACGCAAGCTATGTGGAATTCCTAAACGGAACTTTCCGTCCTGGAAAATCCGTAGCCATCATAGGCGGAGGAGGAATCGGAGTGGATGTGGCTCACAAACTCACCGAAGAAAAGGATCCCGATATTCCATCTTACTTCCACAGATACAATGTAGGATCTTATACGGAGGCTCATATTCTTCCCGAAAAGGCGGACCGCAAAGTTTCCATCCTTCGCAGAAACGGAAAAGTGGGAGCGGGGCTCGGACAAACTACCTCCTGGGCGCTCTTACAAGAATTGCAATCCAAGGGAGTGGATTTCCTTTCGTCCCTAACCTATAAGGAAGTAACGGACCAAGGATTGGTTATTGAAACCAAAAAAGACGGATCCAAAACTTTGGAATGCGATTCGATCATATTATGCGCAGGACAGGTCAGCGATAAGTCCTTGTATGAGAGTTTCTTAAAAGAAAGAGCGAACGTTCCTTCCTATTTAATCGGAGGCGCGAAAGACGCTTCCGGAATCGATGCAAAACGCGCGATGTTAGAGGGATATCTCGCGGCCATCCGGATAGGAACCGAACAAAATTAG
- a CDS encoding LIC14007 family protein codes for MKVYSAERVPNSTDYNLYITEGNSKSRLILSEPSLPNLHELPAHDRVLKSLAYTILVNYTQDNSFALMNTNRFLNFLSDIVHRDSWFFLANRVEQFIKEVESFGVEISYDF; via the coding sequence ATGAAAGTATACTCCGCGGAAAGAGTGCCGAATTCAACGGACTATAACCTTTACATTACGGAAGGAAATTCCAAGTCTAGGCTTATATTGTCCGAACCTTCCCTTCCCAATCTGCACGAACTTCCGGCTCACGATCGCGTTCTCAAGTCCCTGGCCTATACTATTTTAGTCAATTATACCCAGGACAACTCGTTCGCCCTTATGAATACCAATCGCTTCTTGAATTTCCTAAGCGATATAGTCCATCGGGATTCTTGGTTCTTCCTAGCAAACCGAGTGGAACAATTCATCAAGGAAGTGGAAAGTTTCGGAGTCGAAATTTCCTATGACTTTTAG
- a CDS encoding 2-isopropylmalate synthase translates to MSANQDFVRIFDTTLRDGEQCPGAAMSENEKIEIALQLAKMKVDVIEAGFPVSSPVQFQAVERISREVDGPIIAALARAVRPDLEAAAKATLPAKKRRIHTFIASSPIHMKFKLGKEPAEVLKMAVEAVKIARDYVEDVEFSPEDATRSEPSFLRELCEAVIEAGATTINIPDTVGYTTPYEYGDLFQFLIQNVKGSDKAIFSAHCHNDLGLATSNSLAAIQNGARQVECTVNGIGERAGNTAMEEVVMSLRTRKDKFGIQTRINTEEIAKASYLVKTITGMVVQPNKAIVGANAFAHESGIHQDGVLKNRETYEIMTPESVGVQSNRMVLGRHSGRAGFKDRIVRLGFSPHADELEAAYQRFLEIADRKKEIFDEDIRALFADESRKSSQDRFVLESFHVTTGTKSTPTASIRISINGTMKEESATGDGPVDSIFKAIQKATVLDAELIKLVISPVTEGQDALAEASVTLEKHGERVVGKASSTDIIEACSQAYISALNRFSIS, encoded by the coding sequence ATGAGCGCAAATCAGGATTTTGTACGTATTTTTGATACCACTCTGAGAGACGGAGAGCAATGCCCCGGAGCGGCCATGAGCGAAAACGAAAAGATAGAAATCGCTCTACAGTTGGCAAAGATGAAAGTGGACGTCATAGAAGCCGGCTTCCCCGTTTCCTCTCCCGTGCAATTCCAAGCGGTGGAAAGAATTTCCAGAGAAGTAGACGGACCGATTATCGCGGCATTGGCCCGAGCCGTTCGTCCCGATTTGGAAGCGGCAGCCAAGGCGACTCTTCCCGCCAAAAAAAGAAGGATCCATACATTCATAGCATCTTCTCCCATTCATATGAAATTCAAACTGGGAAAGGAACCTGCGGAAGTTCTGAAGATGGCGGTAGAAGCGGTAAAAATCGCGAGAGACTACGTGGAAGACGTGGAGTTTTCCCCCGAAGACGCCACCCGTTCCGAGCCTAGTTTTTTGCGGGAACTCTGCGAAGCGGTCATCGAGGCAGGTGCGACTACGATCAATATTCCGGATACGGTAGGATATACGACTCCTTACGAATACGGAGACCTCTTCCAGTTCCTGATCCAGAACGTAAAAGGTAGCGATAAGGCAATCTTCTCCGCTCATTGCCATAACGATTTGGGGCTCGCAACATCGAATAGCCTCGCCGCCATCCAAAACGGAGCAAGACAAGTAGAATGTACAGTGAACGGAATCGGAGAGAGAGCCGGAAACACCGCCATGGAAGAAGTGGTGATGTCTCTCCGCACGCGTAAGGATAAATTCGGCATCCAAACCAGAATCAACACGGAAGAGATTGCGAAGGCTTCCTATTTAGTCAAAACCATCACAGGAATGGTAGTCCAACCCAATAAAGCGATCGTAGGAGCCAACGCTTTCGCTCACGAATCCGGAATCCACCAAGACGGTGTATTAAAAAATCGTGAAACATATGAAATTATGACTCCGGAAAGCGTGGGAGTCCAATCCAATCGTATGGTACTCGGAAGACACAGCGGTAGAGCGGGATTCAAAGACAGGATCGTGCGATTAGGATTCAGCCCTCATGCTGACGAATTAGAAGCGGCTTACCAGAGATTTCTGGAAATCGCGGATCGTAAAAAGGAAATCTTCGACGAAGACATTCGCGCATTATTCGCGGACGAATCCAGAAAGTCATCACAGGATCGCTTCGTTCTGGAGAGTTTTCATGTCACTACGGGAACGAAAAGTACACCTACAGCGAGCATTCGTATTTCCATCAATGGAACCATGAAGGAAGAATCCGCAACCGGGGATGGCCCCGTGGATTCCATCTTCAAAGCCATCCAAAAGGCGACCGTTCTGGACGCAGAACTAATCAAACTGGTGATCTCTCCCGTAACGGAAGGACAAGACGCTTTGGCGGAAGCCTCGGTCACATTGGAAAAACACGGAGAAAGAGTCGTAGGAAAAGCAAGTTCCACGGATATCATAGAGGCATGTAGCCAAGCCTATATCTCTGCTTTGAATCGCTTCTCCATTTCTTAA
- a CDS encoding glycosyl hydrolase family 18 protein gives MNPNDEPHTPEDLIRPVPYQPKKASVWQTGLVSAIWLLLSGFSFYLGVQALKSGPKSEADKKEVTAIVLPNAGAGVKSEIAPQGAWEDFKKWWNASDFLNGTDGSKEKAGESDSPKVVIDDETGFRASTWFSDYEAMKRTVHLYNEIHPFIYGFKGRETNNGDLYSLWGSAQKHARVAELKSLNPKVKIIPTIFRWENKNEKISENIGLNGRNDIRDKHIQNILYEVDTYNFDGIDIDYEGMSCEKKEKFEEFIVLLSKEIHKRGKLLSVAVHPKTAAKKVGMKACKGLKEKINMDFAENWRGPMTHDYAFLAKHADRVKVMAYELHPRKYRNPGPGPQAPNVWIRNIITYAKERVPAKKLYMAIPTYGYDWALNCNAKIKSVYWSDALKRQQLGVTHQPTNITRVLADNKNSSSWTNLSKFSWVHEGKTYEDPSIWYKSEGCDRVAFFMNRKAFEEKMTLLRSYDIGGFSFWQLLSDNDPGINDYLELLVTNKLPPVPKAPNKETNPDVKQIAPEESQEEAKAASEEVVKK, from the coding sequence ATGAATCCAAACGATGAACCACATACACCTGAGGACCTGATCCGTCCCGTTCCATACCAACCTAAAAAGGCCTCCGTCTGGCAGACGGGTCTTGTGAGCGCTATCTGGCTCTTACTTTCCGGGTTTTCCTTTTATCTGGGCGTCCAAGCCCTAAAGTCCGGACCTAAATCCGAGGCGGATAAGAAGGAAGTAACCGCTATAGTGCTTCCCAATGCAGGAGCGGGAGTAAAATCCGAGATCGCTCCCCAAGGCGCCTGGGAGGATTTTAAGAAATGGTGGAACGCTTCCGATTTCCTGAACGGAACCGACGGATCCAAGGAAAAGGCGGGGGAGTCGGATTCTCCTAAAGTCGTGATCGACGACGAGACCGGTTTTCGTGCCTCCACTTGGTTTTCCGATTATGAGGCGATGAAACGCACGGTTCATCTTTACAACGAAATCCATCCTTTCATTTACGGATTTAAAGGAAGAGAAACGAATAACGGAGATCTGTATTCTCTTTGGGGATCCGCCCAGAAGCATGCTCGTGTTGCGGAATTGAAGTCTTTGAATCCTAAAGTGAAGATTATTCCCACTATTTTCCGTTGGGAGAATAAGAATGAGAAGATCTCCGAAAACATAGGATTGAACGGACGAAACGATATCCGGGACAAGCATATCCAGAATATTCTATACGAAGTGGATACCTATAATTTCGACGGAATCGATATCGATTACGAAGGAATGAGCTGTGAAAAGAAGGAAAAATTCGAAGAGTTCATCGTTCTTCTTTCCAAAGAAATTCACAAGAGAGGGAAGCTTCTCTCCGTTGCGGTACACCCTAAGACCGCTGCCAAAAAAGTCGGCATGAAAGCCTGCAAAGGTCTGAAAGAAAAAATCAATATGGACTTCGCCGAAAACTGGCGGGGACCCATGACCCACGATTATGCTTTCTTAGCGAAGCATGCGGACCGCGTGAAAGTGATGGCTTACGAATTACATCCTCGTAAATACAGAAACCCGGGCCCCGGCCCTCAGGCTCCGAACGTTTGGATCCGTAATATCATTACTTACGCCAAAGAAAGAGTGCCTGCTAAGAAATTGTATATGGCGATCCCTACTTACGGTTACGATTGGGCTCTAAACTGTAACGCGAAGATCAAGTCCGTATATTGGTCGGACGCTCTGAAACGCCAACAATTGGGAGTGACCCATCAACCTACGAATATCACTCGAGTTCTGGCCGATAATAAGAATTCTTCCTCTTGGACCAACCTTTCCAAATTCAGTTGGGTGCATGAAGGAAAGACTTATGAAGACCCGAGCATTTGGTATAAATCCGAAGGTTGTGACCGAGTCGCTTTCTTTATGAATCGAAAAGCTTTCGAAGAAAAGATGACTCTACTTCGTTCCTACGATATCGGAGGATTTTCTTTCTGGCAGTTGCTATCGGATAAC